A stretch of Henckelia pumila isolate YLH828 chromosome 4, ASM3356847v2, whole genome shotgun sequence DNA encodes these proteins:
- the LOC140860171 gene encoding diphthine--ammonia ligase isoform X1: MQVVALVSGGKDSCYAMMKCQEYGHQIVALANLMPVDDAQDELDSYMYQTVGHQVVVSYAQCMGFPLFRRRIQGSTRHQGLNYNRTPGDEVEDMLILLKEVKRRIPSVSAVSSGAIASDYQRLRVESVCSRLGLVSLAYLWKQDQSSLLQQMIRSGIIAITVKVAAIGLNPSKHLGKEITQLESHLHELKKLYGINVCGEGGEYETLTLDCPLFKNARIVLDKFEVFLHSPDQIAPVGVLHPLEYHLEKKMGSVPANDSAINNKVTMGEFDLVCEVLGDCQNICEPQCPKSDVISDCSLDTKQEFHISKSKKNDTFSIACWLQDASETSADLQVDMEAVLTKLELLLGKFSCSWENVLYIHLYIAEMNEFARANEAYVKFIRQENCRFGVPSRSTIELPLSQVGLGKACIEVLVSSDLTKNVLHVQSISCWAPSCIGPYSQATLHHDVLYMAGQLGLDPPTMLIGDEGPASELKQALESCEAVANCFNCSISLSALFLIIYCSKSLNSSDRNSIENQKNVCLMQMKLRSDGQSRSMPLASDPIVLYVLVPDLPKRALVEVKPMLYTGENVKILTEVAKQESYTRQAYWGFQHESWHNDCCQECMVPGRLVTAVISVSKEVVAKICSLSASVYNESDCEPDREHQIARMAEFCIYLVDKVLLENDFSWDDIVTLKIYFATTLHTSHGKLLTIFTRVFDEFGQMSMRIDTDKEPIFNLVPVLGAGRSAASMDDILTCELYAKKS, encoded by the exons GTTGGTCACCAGGTAGTTGTTAGCTATGCACAATGTATGGGGTTTCCCTTATTTCGGAGACGAATTCAAGGATCTACCAG ACATCAGGGCCTTAATTACAACAGAACTCCTGGGGATGAAGTTGAAGATATGTTGATCCTCTTAAAAGAAGTGAAACGACGGATCCCTTCCGTCTCAGCAGTCTCCTCTGGTGCAATTGCATCTGACTATCAAAGACTGCGTGTGGAAAGTGTATGTTCTAGGTTAGGTCTTGTTTCTTTGGCGTATTTGTGGAAGCAAGATCAGTCGTCTCTCCTTCAACAAATG ATAAGAAGTGGAATTATCGCTATCACGGTAAAG gtAGCAGCTATAGGTTTGAACCCATCAAAGCACTTGGGGAAGGAAATAACACAGTTGGAGTCCCATCTCCACGAGCTAAAAAA GTTGTATGGGATAAATGTTTGTGGTGAAGGTGGAGAATATGAAACTCTCACTCTGGACTGTCCTCTCTTCAAA AATGCTCGAATCGTGCTGGATAAATTTGAAGTTTTCTTACATTCGCCAGATCAAATAGCTCCTGTCGGAGTCCTCCATCCCTTAGAGTACCATTTGGAGAAGAAGATGGGATCAGTGCCTGCCAATGATAGTGCTATAAACAACAAGGTCACTATGGGGGAGTTTGATTTGGTATGTGAAGTACTGGGAGACTGCCAAAATATTTGTGAACCCCAATGCCCAAAAAGTGATGTGATTTCTGACTGTTCACTGGACACAAAGCAAGAATTTCACATATCAAAATCCAAGAAGAACGATACCTTTTCCATTGCCTGCTGGCTGCAAGATGCCTCTGAAACCTCAGCAG ATTTGCAAGTAGATATGGAGGCGGTTCTAACAAAACTTGAATTGCTTCTTGGCAAATTTTCTTGTTCTTGGGAGAATGTTCTTtatattcatctatatatagcCGAGATGAATGAGTTTGCACGAGCAAATGAAGCTTATGTGAAATTCATTAGACAGGAAAATTGTCGTTTTGGCGTACCGTCACGTTCTACTATTGAACTTCCTCTATCACAAGTTGGTCTGGGAAAAGCTTGTATTGAAGTTTTGGTGTCGAGTGATCTTACTAAGAATGTTTTGCATGTTCAGAGTATTTCGTGCTGGGCTCCTAGTTGTATTGGTCCATACAGCCAG GCTACCTTGCACCATGATGTCCTCTATATGGCGGGACAGTTAGGGCTTGACCCGCCGACGATGTTGATTGGGGATGAAGGTCCTGCTTCTGAGCTTAAACAAGCTCTTGAAAGTTGTGAAGCTGTGGCAAATTGTTTCAACTGTTCAATATCTTTGTCTGCCCTTTTCCTGATCATTTACTGTTCGAAATCTTTGAATTCATCGGACAGAAATTCCATTGAGAATCAGAAGAATGTTTGCCTAATGCAAATGAAGTTACGCTCAGATGGTCAAAGCAGGTCCATGCCACTTGCGAGTGACCCCATTGTTTTATATGTTCTTGTTCCTGATCTGCCTAAAAG AGCTTTGGTGGAAGTGAAACCCATGCTTTACACAGGGGAGAATGTTAAGATTCTAACTGAGGTCGCCAAACAAGAGTCATATACAAGGCAAGCTTATTGGGGATTTCAGCATGAAAGTTGGCATAATGATTGTTGTCAGGAGTGTATGGTTCCTGGAAGATTAGTCACTGCCGTCATATCTGTTTCAAAGGAAGTTGTGGCTAAGATCTGCTCTCTATCTGCAAGTGTTTACAATGAATCAGATTGCGAACCTGATCGTGAACATCAAATTGCAAGGATGGCAGAATTCTGTATTTATCTTGTTGATAAAGTCCTCTTGGAGAATGATTTCTCTTGGGATGATATTGTG ACTCTGAAAATCTATTTCGCAACAACCCTTCACACCTCCCATGGAAAATTGTTGACGATCTTCACTCGTGTATTCGATGAATTCGGTCAGATGAGCATGAGAATAGACACAGATAAAGAACCAATATTCAACCTTGTTCCTGTCTTGGGTGCTGGAAGGTCTGCGGCTTCTATGGATGACATACTAACCTGTGAGCTTTATGCTAAGAAATCGTAG
- the LOC140860171 gene encoding diphthine--ammonia ligase isoform X2, with translation MHNVWGFPYFGDEFKDLPGHFHFVICYFGLVRHQGLNYNRTPGDEVEDMLILLKEVKRRIPSVSAVSSGAIASDYQRLRVESVCSRLGLVSLAYLWKQDQSSLLQQMIRSGIIAITVKVAAIGLNPSKHLGKEITQLESHLHELKKLYGINVCGEGGEYETLTLDCPLFKNARIVLDKFEVFLHSPDQIAPVGVLHPLEYHLEKKMGSVPANDSAINNKVTMGEFDLVCEVLGDCQNICEPQCPKSDVISDCSLDTKQEFHISKSKKNDTFSIACWLQDASETSADLQVDMEAVLTKLELLLGKFSCSWENVLYIHLYIAEMNEFARANEAYVKFIRQENCRFGVPSRSTIELPLSQVGLGKACIEVLVSSDLTKNVLHVQSISCWAPSCIGPYSQATLHHDVLYMAGQLGLDPPTMLIGDEGPASELKQALESCEAVANCFNCSISLSALFLIIYCSKSLNSSDRNSIENQKNVCLMQMKLRSDGQSRSMPLASDPIVLYVLVPDLPKRALVEVKPMLYTGENVKILTEVAKQESYTRQAYWGFQHESWHNDCCQECMVPGRLVTAVISVSKEVVAKICSLSASVYNESDCEPDREHQIARMAEFCIYLVDKVLLENDFSWDDIVTLKIYFATTLHTSHGKLLTIFTRVFDEFGQMSMRIDTDKEPIFNLVPVLGAGRSAASMDDILTCELYAKKS, from the exons ATGCACAATGTATGGGGTTTCCCTTATTTCGGAGACGAATTCAAGGATCTACCAG GGCATTTCCACTTTGTAATTTGTTATTTTGGGCTTGTCAGACATCAGGGCCTTAATTACAACAGAACTCCTGGGGATGAAGTTGAAGATATGTTGATCCTCTTAAAAGAAGTGAAACGACGGATCCCTTCCGTCTCAGCAGTCTCCTCTGGTGCAATTGCATCTGACTATCAAAGACTGCGTGTGGAAAGTGTATGTTCTAGGTTAGGTCTTGTTTCTTTGGCGTATTTGTGGAAGCAAGATCAGTCGTCTCTCCTTCAACAAATG ATAAGAAGTGGAATTATCGCTATCACGGTAAAG gtAGCAGCTATAGGTTTGAACCCATCAAAGCACTTGGGGAAGGAAATAACACAGTTGGAGTCCCATCTCCACGAGCTAAAAAA GTTGTATGGGATAAATGTTTGTGGTGAAGGTGGAGAATATGAAACTCTCACTCTGGACTGTCCTCTCTTCAAA AATGCTCGAATCGTGCTGGATAAATTTGAAGTTTTCTTACATTCGCCAGATCAAATAGCTCCTGTCGGAGTCCTCCATCCCTTAGAGTACCATTTGGAGAAGAAGATGGGATCAGTGCCTGCCAATGATAGTGCTATAAACAACAAGGTCACTATGGGGGAGTTTGATTTGGTATGTGAAGTACTGGGAGACTGCCAAAATATTTGTGAACCCCAATGCCCAAAAAGTGATGTGATTTCTGACTGTTCACTGGACACAAAGCAAGAATTTCACATATCAAAATCCAAGAAGAACGATACCTTTTCCATTGCCTGCTGGCTGCAAGATGCCTCTGAAACCTCAGCAG ATTTGCAAGTAGATATGGAGGCGGTTCTAACAAAACTTGAATTGCTTCTTGGCAAATTTTCTTGTTCTTGGGAGAATGTTCTTtatattcatctatatatagcCGAGATGAATGAGTTTGCACGAGCAAATGAAGCTTATGTGAAATTCATTAGACAGGAAAATTGTCGTTTTGGCGTACCGTCACGTTCTACTATTGAACTTCCTCTATCACAAGTTGGTCTGGGAAAAGCTTGTATTGAAGTTTTGGTGTCGAGTGATCTTACTAAGAATGTTTTGCATGTTCAGAGTATTTCGTGCTGGGCTCCTAGTTGTATTGGTCCATACAGCCAG GCTACCTTGCACCATGATGTCCTCTATATGGCGGGACAGTTAGGGCTTGACCCGCCGACGATGTTGATTGGGGATGAAGGTCCTGCTTCTGAGCTTAAACAAGCTCTTGAAAGTTGTGAAGCTGTGGCAAATTGTTTCAACTGTTCAATATCTTTGTCTGCCCTTTTCCTGATCATTTACTGTTCGAAATCTTTGAATTCATCGGACAGAAATTCCATTGAGAATCAGAAGAATGTTTGCCTAATGCAAATGAAGTTACGCTCAGATGGTCAAAGCAGGTCCATGCCACTTGCGAGTGACCCCATTGTTTTATATGTTCTTGTTCCTGATCTGCCTAAAAG AGCTTTGGTGGAAGTGAAACCCATGCTTTACACAGGGGAGAATGTTAAGATTCTAACTGAGGTCGCCAAACAAGAGTCATATACAAGGCAAGCTTATTGGGGATTTCAGCATGAAAGTTGGCATAATGATTGTTGTCAGGAGTGTATGGTTCCTGGAAGATTAGTCACTGCCGTCATATCTGTTTCAAAGGAAGTTGTGGCTAAGATCTGCTCTCTATCTGCAAGTGTTTACAATGAATCAGATTGCGAACCTGATCGTGAACATCAAATTGCAAGGATGGCAGAATTCTGTATTTATCTTGTTGATAAAGTCCTCTTGGAGAATGATTTCTCTTGGGATGATATTGTG ACTCTGAAAATCTATTTCGCAACAACCCTTCACACCTCCCATGGAAAATTGTTGACGATCTTCACTCGTGTATTCGATGAATTCGGTCAGATGAGCATGAGAATAGACACAGATAAAGAACCAATATTCAACCTTGTTCCTGTCTTGGGTGCTGGAAGGTCTGCGGCTTCTATGGATGACATACTAACCTGTGAGCTTTATGCTAAGAAATCGTAG